A region of Toxorhynchites rutilus septentrionalis strain SRP chromosome 1, ASM2978413v1, whole genome shotgun sequence DNA encodes the following proteins:
- the LOC129762429 gene encoding 3'(2'),5'-bisphosphate nucleotidase 1 encodes MACTSTAPLVMRIMASSIQIAGRAGRIIRDVMSKGDLGIVEKAKDDLQTEADRSAQRCIVASLERLFPNVTIIGEEGKTDLKVPEDWLVSDLNTDFLERNTCPDALKQVKESDLVIWVDPLDGTSEYTQGFLERVTVLIGISVNDRAVGGVIHQPYFESSTGSLGRTIWGVKGIGTGGFTPTRPPTNRFIVTTTRSHSDAIVQSALDAVSPDEVLRVGGAGYKVLQLLEGNAHAYIFASRGCKKWDTCAPEAVLEAQGGKLTDMIGRHYYYGKEVSFPNVCGVLGTASGISHEDILAKMPENVKEAMNKTH; translated from the exons ATGGCCTGTACCTCCACCGCCCCGTTGGTTATGCGAATAATGGCCAGCTCGATACAGATAGCTGGCCGCGCGGGACGAATTATTCGCGACGTGATGTCCAAAGGGGACCTCGGGATCGTGGAGAAAGCAAAAGATGATCTGCAAACTGAGGCGGATAGATCGGCTCAAAGGTGTATTGTGGCTTCGCTGGAGCGGTTGTTCCCCAATGTGACCATCATCGGTGAGGAGGGTAAAACAGATTTAAAG GTCCCCGAGGATTGGTTGGTTTCAGATTTGAACACAGATTTCCTAGAGCGCAATACTTGTCCGGATGCACTGAAGCAAGTCAAAGAGTCCGATTTGGTGATTTGGGTGGATCCACTGGACGGAACGAGCGAATACACACAGGGCTTTTTGGAACGAGTCACCGTTCTCATTGGAATTTCTGTGAATGATCGAGCAGTTGGCGGAGTAATTCATCAGCCGTATTTTGAATCGAGTACTGGTTCCCTTGGTCGAACCATTTGGGGCGTCAAGGGCATCGGTACGGGAGGATTCACTCCCACGAGACCACCAACGAATCGATTTATCGTTACCACTACAAGATCACATTCCGACGCTATTGTTCAATCGGCTCTTGATGCCGTTTCCCCAGATGAAGTGCTGCGGGTTGGTGGAGCAGGATATAAAGTACTACAGCTGTTGGAAGGAAATGCTCACGCGTATATTTTCGCAAGCAGAGGCTGTAAAAAATGGGACACATGCGCTCCAGAAGCCGTTCTTGAGGCTCAAGGTGGTAAGCTAACTGATATGATCGGCAGACATTACTATTACGGTAAAGAGGTAAGTTTTCCGAATGTATGCGGAGTTCTTGGTACCGCGAGTGGTATTTCCCACGAAGATATTCTCGCAAAAATGCCGGAAAACGTGAAGGAAGCTATGAACAAAACTCATTAG
- the LOC129778097 gene encoding electron transfer flavoprotein subunit beta: MSRVLVGVKRVIDYAVKIRVKPDKTGVVTEGVKHSMNPFDEIAVEEAVKMKEKKIASEVVAVSVGPAQSQEVLRTALAMGADRGIHIEVSGKDYDLLQPIHVSKILAKLAQDEKADLVILGKQAIDDDCNQTAQMTAALLDWPQATFASKVEKTADGLTVVREVDGGLETIKTRVPAVISADLRLNTPRYATLPNIMKAKKKPIKKIAPKDLGVDTSPRIEIVSVEDPPVRQAGSILPDVDTLLAKLREGGHIK; this comes from the exons ATGTCTCGCGTTCTGGTCGGAGTAAAACGTGTCATCGACTATGCCGTGAAG ATACGCGTCAAGCCGGACAAGACCGGTGTGGTTACCGAGGGGGTGAAACACTCGATGAATCCCTTCGATGAGATCGCTGTGGAGGAAGCGGTCAAGATGAAGGAGAAAAAAATTGCATCGGAAGTCGTAGCAGTCTCGGTTGGCCCAGCCCAATCGCAAGAGGTGCTCCGGACGGCTTTGGCAATGGGAGCCGATCGTGGAATTCATATCGAGGTGAGCGGTAAAGACTACGATCTGCTGCAACCGATACACGTGTCGAAAATCCTGGCCAAGCTGGCCCAAGACGAGAAAGCGGATCTCGTCATTCTCGGGAAACAAGCCATCGATGATGATTGCAATCAGACTGCTCAGATGACGGCGGCACTGCTCGATTGGCCACAGGCTACGTTTGCGTCTAAGGTGGAGAAAACCGCTGACGGTTTGACGGTGGTGCGCGAGGTTGACGGTGGATTGGAAACGATCAAAACCAGGGTTCCGGCAGTAATCAGCGCCGATTTGCGTTTAAACACTCCCCGCTATGCCACGCTGCCAAACATCATGAAGGCTAAGAAGAAACCAATTAAAAAAATCGCCCCGAAGGATCTTGGGGTGGATACCTCACCCAGAATCGAAATCGTTTCGGTTGAGGATCCTCCAGTTCGCCAGGCGGGTTCCATACTACCCGATGTGGACACGCTGCTTGCCAAGTTGCGCGAGGGAGGACACATTAAGTGA
- the LOC129762426 gene encoding uncharacterized protein LOC129762426: MTSGDESRFIISGGPAPQNITEGCGSLGAFLRNRMRCNGNEVAVIDGVYGSELRYLELLEQSVRLAECLQQFAGVRVGDVVGIVSENRLEFPAVLFASIFLGAMVAPINLTYSERELKHAFNLSKPKIIFVSPFSADRVVSAARKNKHIVERVILFGDENPHGNDVVLYEDFQAPISFVNPQQFYIPPVNIEEQVALIMCSSGTTGLPKGVQLTHANLLASIALLKETTLLTQQSEEMVLLGVLPWFHAYGCMTLINVICNKQKLVSLPKFDEGLFLSCIENYRCTMVFVVPPLVVFLAKHPLVDSYDLSSVDTLLCGAAPLSKETEDLVRKRLNIKHVRQGYGMSETTLATLVQNGENHKSGSVGRVQVGTLAKVIDPETGTALGPNQHGELCFKGSQIMKGYIGNDEATRQTIDEEGWLHTGDIGYYDEDFEFFIVDRLKELIKYKGYQVPPAEIEAILLTNPKVKDAAVIGLPEESAGELPLAFVVRQEGIELDEKEIKRYVAERTSPAKRLHGGVRFLSEIPKNLSGKILRRELRAMLQNPKSKL; the protein is encoded by the exons ATGACTTCCGGAGACGAAAGTAGATTTATAATAAGCGGTGGGCCCGCACCGCAAAATATCACCGAAGGGTGCGGATCTTTGGGTGCCTTCCTGAGGAATCGTATGCGATGCAACGGAAACGAGGTCGCGGTC ATTGATGGAGTGTATGGGTCAGAACTCCGGTATCTGGAACTGTTAGAGCAATCGGTACGTTTGGCGGAATGTTTGCAGCAGTTTGCAGGGGTCAGGGTCGGAGATGTGGTTGGTATAGTTAGTGAGAACCGACTTGAGTTTCCTGCCGTCTTATTTGCATCGATTTTCCTTGGCGCAATGGTGGCACCCATTAATTTGACCTACAGTGAAC GTGAACTGAAACATGCGTTCAATTTGTCGAAGCCGAAAATAATCTTCGTGTCACCATTTTCTGCCGATCGAGTGGTGTCAGCTGCCCGCAAGAACAAACACATAGTTGAACGGGTTATTCTATTTGGGGATGAAAATCCGCACGGAAACGATGTGGTGCTCTACGAAGACTTCCAAGCGCCGATTTCGTTCGTTAACCCCCAGCAGTTCTACATTCCACCTGTGAACATCGAGGAACAGGTAGCGCTGATAATGTGCTCCTCAGGAACAACTGGGCTTCCGAAAGGAGTTCAGCTTACCCATGCGAATCTTTTGGCCAGTATTGCCCTGCTGAA GGAAACAACTCTGTTGACTCAGCAGTCAGAAGAAATGGTGCTACTAGGTGTTCTGCCATGGTTCCACGCTTACGGCTGTATGACCCTGATCAACGTAATTTgcaataaacaaaaactcgtcTCGTTGCCTAAATTTGACGAGGGCTTGTTTCTCAGTTGTATCGAAAACTATCGTTGCACAATGGTTTTTGTGGTGCCACCGCTGGTGGTATTTCTGGCCAAACATCCACTGGTGGACAGTTACGACCTGTCCAGTGTGGACACACTTCTGTGCGGAGCTGCTCCTCTAAGCAAGGAGACGGAGGATTTGGTGAGGAAACGTCTCAATATCAAACATGTAAGACAGGGCTACGGAATGAGTGAGACAACGCTGGCGACTTTGGTTCAAAATGGCGAGAACCACAAATCTGGCAGTGTGGGACGGGTACAGGTCGGTACATTGGCAAAAGTAATAGATCCAGAAACGGGAACAGCACTCGGACCCAACCAACATGGAGAGCTTTGCTTCAAGGGGTCACAGATCATGAAAGGATACATCGGGAACGATGAAGCGACGCGACAAACGATCGACGAAGAAGGATGGTTACACACTGGAGATATTGGCTATTATGATgaggattttgaattttttattgtgGATCGCCTGAAGGAACTGATTAAGTACAAGGGTTATCAGGTACCACCCGCTGAGATTGAGGCTATTTTGTTGACGAATCCGAAAGTGAAAGATGCGGCTGTGATTGGATTACCGGAAGAAAGCGCAGGAGAGCTCCCGCTGGCTTTTGTAGTCAGACAGGAGGGCATTGAACTTGACGAGAAGGAAATTAAAAGGTATGTGGCTGAGAGGACTTCCCCAGCGAAAAGACTCCACGGTGGAGTACGGTTTCTTTCGGAGATCCCGAAGAACCTGAGTGGGAAAATTTTGCGCCGAGAACTCAGAGCTATGCTGCAAAATCCAAAGTCTAAACTATGA